From the uncultured Methanomethylovorans sp. genome, the window TAATGTCATTCCCACATACCATACATGCATTTTTGTGACTTAAATTGTGTATTTGGGTGTTTGCTGAGATAGAGATCCGTATTAATTTTAATTTTTTCTTCGAACGGGAGACCTGTTATTTTCAGGAATTGTGAATCGTATTGAACAGGTATCGTTGAGTTATTCCTGATAATACTAACTGTTTCATATTTAGTTGGGGCATGAGCTCAAAAATTAATTATGAAAGTAAGATAACAGAAACCATTGCTCATTTTTATCAGTAATAATTTCAACAAGTATATATACAATCCAATAACAATTCTATTTAATGGATAGTGTTAATTATAGGAGGTTTAGGCCATGGTGGAAATAGAGAAACTTTTGAAAGATAGCTGGGAAATCTTCCAGAAGAATATTGTTGCATTTATCGTTGGTACGCTCATAGCAGGTATAGGATCAATACTTATTGTAACCATTGCACCGTTGTTCTACGGCGTAGTGTATATGGCTGTGAAAGGAATAAAAGGCGAAAAGGTAGAAATTGCTGATGTCTTTGCAGGATTTAAAGTTTCTGGAGCCTTTGTACAGAGTTGGATAGTAGTAATCGTTTATCTGGTATTGATGATCGCTGGCTCCATGCTGTTGGGAAGAATTGGAGGCATTATTGGAATACTACTAATCTATGCTTTGCCATTGCTGGTAATGAGAGAATACAAAGGAGCAGATGCACTCAAAGAGAACTTTGAATTGATACAAAAATATCCCGCAGACACTGCAATTGTGTTCCTTATATTCTTTGCACTTAATTATATTGGCAGCCTTATTATCATTGGCGCACTTATCACGTTCCCGCTTAGTATGATCGGATATACCCTTACAGCAAAGCACCTCGCAGGCAACAGCCAACCAGCAGCTTACATAGAGGGATAAAACAGGTGCAATTGCACCTCCACCCTTTATTTATTTATTTATTTATTTATTTTTTCGAGAATACGTATAAATACAACCCAATAACAATTTTATTTAGTGAATAGTGTCATTTATAAGGAGGAGACATTATGGAGATAGAAGCACTCTTAAAAGATAGTTGGGAGATATTCCAAAATAATATGGTTGCTTATATTGTTGGTGCGCTTATAACAATTTTCGGATCGATTATTATTATAACATCTGCCCCATTAGCCTATGGCTTAACCTACATGGCAGCAAAGGGAGCGAGAGGAGAAACCGTAGAAATAGCTGATGTCTTTGCAGGATTTAAGCCCGATAAGTTCATACAGAGCTGGATATTGTTCCTGATAATAATGATACCCATATTTATAGGGTTCTTGCTCTTGGTTATTCCTGGCATAATAATAGGCATAGCTTTCAGTATCATTTTCCTGTATGCCCTGCCATTGATGGTGCTTAAGGACCTTGGAGCTGTAGATGCACTGAAAGAAAGCCTGGAAATAGCAAAGGCCAACCTACAAGACACTATAATACTGGTTGTAATAGTAATGATACTCAATGCAATCGGCAGTGCGATCTGGATCGGAACGATCCTTACGATGCCCTTTAGTGTGTTATTGCTTATCCTTGCACTTCCAAAGGTAACCAGTGCAACATCCACTTAAATATAACCATTACCTAACCTGTGGAATCATTCACAGGTTAGCTTCTTTTTGGTAACTTCACCCTGTCAAAAGGATTTTTATGCTCATGCGCTTTTAACTTAGACTGCAACACACGCGATAGTAAGAGATATATAATTATAATATAATAAAATACACTATGACAGAGGTCGAAAAGAAATTAGATGAAATGTTTTGTAGCTCTTGCGGACAAATAATAAAGAAAGAGGCAGAAATCTGCCCTAAATGCGGAGTAAGGCAAAATACAGCCCCTTCATCTTATAGAAAGAAGGACAAGACTACAGCCGGGATATTAGCGATTCTCCTTGGGGGAATCGGCGTACATAAATTTTATCTTGGAGAAATTGGACTGGGGATACTATACTTATGTTTCAGCTGGACATTTATACCCAGTATAGTCGGGTTTATTGAAGGTATAATTTATTTAACAAAATCTGACGAAGAGTTTGAAGCAAAGTACGGATAAAGAGATTGATTTTTTCAATAACACATGAACTCCAAACTGATCTTTAGTGAAACAAAGATAGCACTTAAAGAAACATCTAAGTACATACTATCACATCACCAACCCAACGAATATTACAAGTGCTATTCTTTGAGCGTACTGAATCAAAAAATCTATATTTGCTCAAGATGCTTTGGAATCTACGTGGGTATTCTTACTGGGATCATTATTTTCAACCCAGTTATCCAAAACTTAAGATATTACTATCTACTAATAGCAGTTCTGCCAATATTTACACTCATAGATTGGTCTATTTCTGCGTTTAAAATATATAGAAGCCACAATATTGTTCGAACAGGTTCTGGAGTTTTGTTAGGGATTAGTTATTCCAGTGGATTGATAATTCTTTTTAAGTCATTCCCAAATTACTATATAATAGGGATAGGTTTAGTATATACACTCATTGCATTGTTTCTGCTACAAAAACAAAGAGAGATGAACTGCAAATAATTACAGAGAACAAAAGTAGGTATAATAGCCTCAAATATTGTATATCTCTGAACTCTTTCTTACTTTTTCAATATCCCGATCGATAACAGAGAGTTTATTCTTGTCAACTTTGATCCCTGCAAGGTTTTCAATGAACCAGATAGATTTCACATGGTCATCAGGAGTCAGCTTCCAGTCGGGCTTCTCCATATAGAAATCGATGCCTTCAGCATATCTCATGAGTTCCATACGCACCTCTTCTGTGATCCAGCCAAGCTCCTCATAATAAGAGAGGATATCTGGAAGATTATTACGCCCAACGAGCTCCATAAGGAACTCAAGCCATTCCATACACAACTTAATACTTGTGGAATTTTTCATTATGCGTGTAAGTTGTATGCTCTGACCTGCCACTTTATAGCCGCTTGCCCCTATTTTTTTAAGCTCTCCCTCCACATACTTGGATAGCTCTGTCATTTCATCCCGAATCTCCTGCTGCGAAGCTGAAACGTTAGAAACATCAGTTGCAAGCGTTGAAATGTTTCCCGTCAGGTCTTGCACAGCTACAGACGTTTCAGCACCTGATTTCTCCATATTGGCAAATCTTGGAACCAGACTCTCCATCAACCCGATTTTACTTGACAGACCAGATAAACGATCGTCAGTTTCCTGAGATGTCTCCTGCATCTTCGAAACAAGAGCTGTATACGATTCCACAAGCTCAGATATATGCTGTTCAATACTGGAAAGACTTGACATGATATTCTTATTCTCAGACTGAACATGAGATACTTGTTGTTCGATTCCTGAAAGACGTGATTCCAGTTGCCCTACACGCTCATCCAGACCATCGAATTTCATACCTGTTGCTTTCAGCACATCATCAGAAGAGCTTTGCAGAAATTTCACCGAATCCCCAAGAGAAGTTACATTTCCTGAAAGCTCCTCAAACATACTAAAAACCTGAGAAACATTTCCTGTAGATAGTTCCAGCTTTTCTCTTACATCTTCTAGTTCTTTAGACATATACAAAACACTGCTATCCACATCATCAGAAGATACAGATTTCTGTTTAGGAACAGGATCGGGTTTATAAAGAGGACTCGATGGCCTCTGCTTCATGCTTGCAGGAAGAGAAGGCATTTCAGGGATTAAATTTTCCTGCTTTCCCACAAATTTAGGCTCATTCGTTGTGCTATTGATTTTCCCTTTAACATCTTCAAAGACATCCGTACGAGTGGAAGGAGACGTATGTAAGTTATTCTCTATCTTCAGTGCCTCAGGGAAATCAAACAATGGATTTTCTATTGGCGTTACCTTCACAAAGTCGTTGGACGCACTATCATTTGCATGAATATCCGCCGTACTACCTTTTGAAAATGGAGAAGGAGGCTGTAACAAATGATCCACACTATCATTAGGTGCAAAAGGAGATTTATCTGAAACTGAAATCGATTTATCAACTTTTGCTTTCTTTATTGTATTTTCATATCCCAAAGTGCCGAGTAACTGTAAAGAATCAGCATCTTCGTGATTATTGCCTTCTTTTATTCGCTCAAGTTTATCCATCAAGCTCTTACCTTTAGTAAGATTACGAAGATTGGACACAAGGGAGTTTGCCAACTCACTTATGCCTGCCACCAAGTTCCCGGACATTCCAGCCATCTTTCCACTGATACCTGTCTTTTTATCTTGTTCCCCAGTACCAGATACCGAAAGAGGACTGGCTGGGAAAGATGGCATAGCACCGGAAGGTGGAAATGGAGTAGGACCCGGAAAAACAGAACCCGCATCAAATGGATTGGTTTGACTTGCAAATGGATCAGTAGCAGAACTAACCTGACCATTACCAAAAGGATCCTGAGAAGCAGAAAAAGGTTCTGCAGAAGGAGAGGGTGAAAGGAGGGAAGAACTACCCGATACTGGAGAAGAGCCAGGTGCGGAGAACGGATCCTTAAACAAAGTGGACCCAGCAAATGGAGAGTTGCCTGGAGCATCAAAAGATGGCCCTCCCGGGAAAACGGGAGCTACACTGCCTGATGAGGTAGCTTCAAATGGATTACCAGGACCAGAAACTATGGCAGGAGGGATTGGAGACGTAGATGCCTGAATTGATGAGAATGGCAAAAACTGAACCGAAGCTGGAGTTATATTTTGAGGAGGGGGAGTCACGTCTCCTAAAACTTGAGTATTCTGGATAAAAGGAGAGGATATAGTGTTTTCAGCAGGTGCTGGAAATAAGGGCAAATTTGGTTTCTCTGATTCATTCAACATAGGACTGGGAGTAGAAAGCCCTGAAAGAAAAGGAGAAATAATAGCATTAGTTGTAGAAGGTACCGAATTTCCATCCTTGACACTGTCATCTGACACTGCCATTTCAAAAAGCGGCAATTGTTTTTTCTTAGCGTTCTGAGATTTAGATGAATCTTTTACATCAGCGGAGGGAGCCCCTGGCCCTGGAAATGTCACTTGTGGCCCCTGAGACAAAAAAGATGGCAAAGACTCTTGTTTTCCACCTATTACAGAGGAAGGATTCAGATTGGTTAGTGGTTTATGATTAGATTGGAGAGAATTAAGATCAGGCATTTCCATAGAAAACAAAGGTGGAGCCATATTGGAAGGTGGTTGAGAAGAGTTATTCTCCTGAGGAAGGGGAGAAATACTTGTCTCCTGAATTACTTCTCCTGAGAAAGCCTTTTGGAAAAGATCGGGGATAGGAGCACCAGCTGCAAAAGGAGGTGCACCTGCAGGAGTATTAGTATTTGGCTCTTGGCCCTTTTTCTGGCCTGGCTGTTCCCATGGTAATTTACTCATAGAGTCTCAACTTCAAATATCACTGAGTTCAAAGTAATTAGAGTAAATTATACATGTATTTATATAAAACTTATTGGTTGAACTTAGTAGCAATAAAGAAATAAAACAAAATATACACAAAAAAGACGATTTTAAGAACAGAAATGTTGAAGTAAAAGTTACATATTAAAAGCAGGCGCACATGAAATTTGAGGGAATGGACGAGAGATAAAGGATGAAATTTGTGCTAGAAATTCATGTTGTTGTTACTCTGTGCGCCTATTCTGTGCATACGCCATCAATATATATAAGGGTTTTGTAGTCGAGTATAAGTAAACTCAGGCAGCAGAGATCGGAAAATGAAATCTCATCATAATGATGAGAATGAGAACTGTGCAATTAGAGTTACACACAAAAAAAATAGAGAAATAGAAAGAGTTCTCACATACCGAACATATATTTCACAGTTCACAATCTGAATACTTTCGCCCCAGCTACAGAAGACGTTACCAGAACATCAATGTCCACTTTGCTTTCTTCAGCGAGCAGAGAATCATACTCAGCCCTTGTTTCAGGCTTTTCAGGCACAGCTGAACAGCATGTTACAGGCCTGATAGATACATCATAAGAACCTATCTTCCTTGCAAGATCTATTATATCAGACTTATCAAGTGCTATCAGTGGATGATAGAGAGGAATTGCAAGACCGTAAAGCTCAGCGTACATATTTGCAGATGTCTGGGAAGCTACCTGACCTAGAGAAGAACCAGTTATGACCCCTGTAGCACCTTCAAGTTTCATTATTTCATAAGCAACCCTGTACATAGTCCTTTTACACAATACACAGGTTTTATTCCGGGAACACTGCTCCACAAAAGCCTTCAGAGAGCATCCATGAGGAATTTCATATATTTTTAATGGACGACCGGGAGCCCATTGCTGCAACACATTTATACTATCCAGTGCACGCTGCCTTGTAGAATCATCTGCATAGGGTTCATTGCTACAATACACCGGAATAATCTCAACTCCCCTTTTCATCATGAGCCAAACAGCTACAGGAGAATCGATCCCACCTGATACCAAGGCAACCATTTTTCCCTGAGTCCCCAGTGGAAGACCACCCACACCTCTGAAATTTTCCGTAAAGACATAAGCCTCCTTCTGGCGAACCTCTACGAAGATCTCCTTATCCGGAGTTTTAAGATTCACTGCAGGAGTTTTACCTTCTAAAACTAAACGCTCCCACACAGCATCTCCGCATTTCATCCCTACATCTTGAGAAGAAAAAGCATGATTACCTGTCCTTCGAGCCCTTATGGCAAAAGAATCACCTTCATGAATAAATTCTGAACCAATATCAGCGCATTTCTTTGATATATCTTCAAGATTCGCATCAACAGCATTTGCAAATGACGCAGAGACTACACCAAAAACATCAGCAGCAGCATTGGCTGCCCTTTCATCGGAAGTACGGATAAATATTCTTCCCCATTCCCTGCTTAATCCTGAATACTCTACACTGCGCTGATTAAGCATTGCAGAGATATTGCGCATAAGGATCTTTTCATAGTGATTCCTTACGCCCGGACTTTTCAGCGCCAGCTCCCCATATCTAACAATTACTATGTCTTTCATCATTCCACTGTATCCTGATGAGTTTGATATAACTTATCTTTGAAAATGATATAGATTTCAGACGCCCATATATTCAACGCCTGATGACAAAGCCCGTGAATTCACCGGAAGGCTTTTTCCATTCGATCTCCAGAGAATCCACATGAGACATAGGCGGACCTACTCTGAGTTTTTGCACAAATAATTCCACAACCCCCTTAGACCCTTCGGCCAGCACCTGCACACAACCGTTAGGAAGATTACGGGTATAACCTCGGATACCAAGCTCTTGTGCAATATTCTTTGTGAACTGCCGGAAATAAACTCCCTGAACCCTTCCACATATATGGACCTCGATAAGTACGTGCCCATTTTCCATGGAAGAGTATTCAGGAATACCAGCTTATATGAACTTTGGTCTCAAGGACAACATCTTTGCCAGAGGCAAACCTCTGTATGGCAAGCCAGCAATTTCTGCCTGTATGCGGGCATTTAGTTCCTCAAGTGACATCTCCACAGTCTTAGGACGATTGGACTGAGATTCAGCACGTACTGTTACATTAATCTTGCCAGTCTCGACTTCCTTGTCCCCGATAACTACTACATAAGGTACCCATTCGCGTCCCGCTTCACGTATACGCTTACCTACAGTGTCTTCCCGGTCATCGATATCCACACGACAGTTCAACTTTTCAGAGACCTGCTTTGAAAACTCTAAATGTTTTTCAGATACAGGAAGCACTCTTACCTGAGTTGGAGAAAGCCATACCGGAAGCATAGGAACCTTACCACGTTCAGCCCTCATAGCCTCTTTTTCCAGCAAGCCGTAAATACAGCGCTCGATAGCTCCACTTGGAGAGCAATGGAGGATGGTCGGACGTTTTTCTTCACCAGTAACATCAATATATTTTATGTCATATCTTTCAGCATTCTCTACATCTATCTGCACTGTGGAAAGAGCACTTGCCTTTGCCAGAGCATCCACAAAGTTAAACTCGAACTTAAGAACGAAATAGAAGAACCTTGTGTCCCACATCTCTACAAGCACCGGCTTGTTCACAGTACGGGCAAGGTTAGTGATGAAGTCCTTATTCTCCTCGTAGAAATCCCTTGTGAACCTGATGGCAACCTCGAAGTCATCAACTTTGATACCTACCTGGTCCAAAATGCGGATACACATATTATACTGTTCTTCGAACTGAGCAACAGCCTGGCTCATGTCATGACAAAGAGTGTGCATATCAGGCATAGTGAATGCCCTCAGGCGACGCAGACCCACAAGCTCTCCCCTCTGCTCCTTACGGAAACTGTAACGAGTTAGCTCGATCATCTTCAGAGGCAGGTTCTTGTAAGACATAGTCATATCATGATTGATAAGGAATTGACCGAAACATGCAGCAAACCTCAGGAAAAGCTGCCTTTTATCGGATTCTATGGAGTACTGCCTTGCCGGGAACCTGTCAAGATATTTCTTGAGGGTTGGATGATTCATATCATACATCAAAGGAGTTTCAACTTCCATAGCCCCCACCTTGAGTGACTCCTCAACTACGTAATTTTCCAGTAAGGACTTGATAAGCCTGCCTTTGGGATAAAAACGCATGTTACCGGAATCTGATCCTGGCTCATAATCGGCTATTTCCAACCTGCGCATAAGCTCAACATGAGGTGGTGCCTTTTCAACTTCTCTTTTCTTGGAGATCTCATAATCCACGAACTTACCAAGGTTCTCATGAACTTTGAAATCAAAACCATCCATTTCGTGAAGCTCGCCATCGGGAGTCAGTATACGCCAGTATGATTTGGCAGTGCTCTCGGCTTTCAGGGCCTCAGAGATCACTTCAGGCTTTCCTTCAAGAGCACAGACAACATTAACACCATCTTTGTTCTCCGGAGATATTGAACGAGAAAGCTCAGACAGCGGATGACCTTTGCAACTGATCTTGAAAGCTTTGTACCAGCCAAATGGAGCTCTTTTTACAGTGTACTTTCCAGAGAGTTCTTTTTCCATGGCTGTAAGCACATAAACTGCAACTTTCGGAGAAGATAGATTTGAACTTAGATGAGCATAAGGGTAAAGCATAACGTTGTTAGTTTTTACCTGCCCTATAACCTTCTCTATCTCGGAGATACCTTTTTGGACCACTTCATCGGGGTTCACCTCATCGGTCTTCTCTACGGCTATGAAAACTGTGAGAGCATCCTCTAGCCTGCCAGATTTCATTGGATCTTCGATCTTCTCTGCCACCGGGGTGCTTTTTTTGACCTCGTATTCGATATAATCAGAATGGATGAGCAATAGCTGCATGATTTCACCTGAAAAATTACCTGTAGACTTAGATTAAACAATCCTTATAAACCTTTTTAACGGCAAAAAGTTGTGATACACTTAACCGTCCAAAAAAGACGTTATTCATGCAGAAGTATCAGTTTTTTTCGTTTCACCATAAACAGGAGTTCCCATATGAACTCTGTAGGCAGATATCAAGCAAGCCAAGATGATAGGTGCCAAAAAGAACCCGGAAATGCCCCCTACAAAAGCACCACCTAAGAAAGAAAGCATTATTAGTAGAGGATGCACACGCGAATGCATGCTTGCAAGGTACGGCCGGAGTATAAATTCGGGTGGCAGGTAAATTACAATGGAAGCAACAATAAAGAATAATAAAGCTGACTCAAGTCCCATCTGGAAATAGCGGATTATTGCAAGAGCAATGAGAACGGTATAACCCGCAAATAGAGGAACTATAGATGCAATGAATATTAAAGTTGCAAGAGCCAGGATATGGGAAAAGCCAAACAAATAAAATACAATCAGGGAAGTTACACTTACAAATAAAGCAGCATAAGCATTGCCAATGAACACACCTTTGAGTATCAGGTCAAGGTGTTTTATATATTCTGCAACCCACGGCCTGTTGTCCACTGGCATGAAAGACACTATATTTTTGTAGACCTTGTAGCCGTCAGCCAGAAGGAAGTAACAGACCAACACAGATATGACCAGATTGAGAATGAACATTAAAATGCTCTTTGCATATGATAGCAAACCAAACCCACTCAGTAAAGGGAGGATGGAGGTAGACGTATCCCATATAAATTGCCGGATTGGCTCATTATATTGAGGTGGTACATCTACAGATGCAATAAAATCAAATAGATTATTAATGAATAAACCCTGGTTTTCAAATATCCAGCTCATTAACCTTGTTATCTCAAATATGCCGGAACCAATGATCAAGACTACTGGCATTACAATAATAAGAGTGGCTAACAGCGCACCTAGACGTTGATAGCGATGTAACTTAAGATATATTGGCCTTGCTATATATGCTAGAACTAAACCCAGTACTATACCATCCGCAAGAGGGAGGAAAATAGAAGCAAGTATCAGTGAAAGCAGTATAATGATCAAAACGACAGCTATCTTTAATCTGGAAGATATAAGCACAGAAATACCATCTAATTGACCTAACTGCATGTACACACGTCGTATATTTTTTATTTTGTAACAGTTATATAATTAATATAAAAGTATTAAAGCTTCACCCATATATTAGTGGTCCTGCCTAAGCCACGGTAGATTACGGGGAGCGTATTTCAAAACCACACATGATTCAATGCACTTGCCACACCTGATACAAGCATTGCTGATAAAAAGACCTCGCATATCGTCAATTTCAATAGCATTCACAGGGCAGACCCCCTGGCAGATGCCACACCTTGTACACATGCACACCCTCATAAGCTGTAGTGTGACCTGCCTGAATACTTCAGTGGCCTTTTCCCTGCTATCGGCAGTGACCAAGAGGTTACCCGAAGAGAAGAACTTAACAGTTGCACCATCTACTCTTACAAGCAGCATTCCCATGCTTTCAGCGGCCTTTATGTCCCCTATAATATATAGAACATCTGCTGCATCCTGCAGAGAAATGCCTCCTATCTTGGCCTCAACGGTAAAACCTCCACCTGTGCATGGAGATGCACCACTTACAGAGTCTACACTAAAACTTTCATTAGCTGCTGAAAGATCATACCTGATCCCAAGTTCTTCTGCAAGCTTGATCATCTTGGGAGGCAGTTCTTTCCAGCGCCACAAACCATGTTCAACGAATGATTCCGAAAGTCCCTTTTTGTTAGCCCATGCCAGCAGATATCCATGCCAGCGTGCATGCAGATCAGGATGCAACTTGGAAAAAATCTGGTATTCTGCAGACAGAGAGGCGGGACATAGATAGCATCCCACCCTTTCAAATCCCATGTCATAAAGCGGGTTATATTCAAGATTCTTTCCATATATGTAAAGCCATACTTCAATAGCCCTCCAGTCCCGGATGGGAAAAATATTGAGCTGCGTGGGCACAAATGGATTTCTTTCACTGGCAGAAATAGAAGCCCTTGAAAATGACTCGTATTTCCTTTTACCATCCACTGTAAGGCATACTTCCCCTTCACTTGTTGATCCATCAATAACCCTGTTTGCAGGCGCTAATTTACAGACCTTGCAACACCAGCGCATGTCCTTTGCAGGAGGACCGAACCGTTTGAGATTCTCCCAGAAAGCAGCATCTGCAGCCGATTCTTTTAACTCTATGCCATAACTGGAACAAAAATTCCGTGCATATTCCACGGTTTCCGGGAATTCAATACCGGTGTTAAGGAAAAAGGCTCTAACATGTCTTTTTTTAAGAGTGCTGACAGTAATATCAAGCACCACCAGGCTATCCTTCCCACCACTGAAAGACACATGCACAGGCAGATCTTTGTATTCCTTGCGGTTGACAATACCTTTGATAACATTAGCAGCGTCCCTGGAAATCTTTTCCATGTGACTTGAGTTTGCTTTGATCACATCTTGCATGGAAGATATACGAGAATTAAGAGAAACGAAGTTACCATCAAGCTTTCTGACACGTAATACGATATCTTCTGGGCTTTCAAAGTGCATAGAATCAGAAAGAGATATACCAAAACCTATGAGATTTCTACATTTGATAAGGACAGTGTCCCCTTTATTGATATCTTCTGTGAATTTAAGAAGCTGGTCAGCTTTTATCTTTTTGCCGCTTAGGTGACTGGAAGCTTTCTTGAGTTCAACGGTTTTGTTTGTGGTATGCGCTGCCAGGACCTTTGCACCGTCAACAGACAGGTCAAAAACATAAT encodes:
- a CDS encoding glycerophosphodiester phosphodiesterase — its product is MVEIEKLLKDSWEIFQKNIVAFIVGTLIAGIGSILIVTIAPLFYGVVYMAVKGIKGEKVEIADVFAGFKVSGAFVQSWIVVIVYLVLMIAGSMLLGRIGGIIGILLIYALPLLVMREYKGADALKENFELIQKYPADTAIVFLIFFALNYIGSLIIIGALITFPLSMIGYTLTAKHLAGNSQPAAYIEG
- a CDS encoding glycerophosphodiester phosphodiesterase, translated to MEIEALLKDSWEIFQNNMVAYIVGALITIFGSIIIITSAPLAYGLTYMAAKGARGETVEIADVFAGFKPDKFIQSWILFLIIMIPIFIGFLLLVIPGIIIGIAFSIIFLYALPLMVLKDLGAVDALKESLEIAKANLQDTIILVVIVMILNAIGSAIWIGTILTMPFSVLLLILALPKVTSATST
- a CDS encoding threonine--tRNA ligase — translated: MQLLLIHSDYIEYEVKKSTPVAEKIEDPMKSGRLEDALTVFIAVEKTDEVNPDEVVQKGISEIEKVIGQVKTNNVMLYPYAHLSSNLSSPKVAVYVLTAMEKELSGKYTVKRAPFGWYKAFKISCKGHPLSELSRSISPENKDGVNVVCALEGKPEVISEALKAESTAKSYWRILTPDGELHEMDGFDFKVHENLGKFVDYEISKKREVEKAPPHVELMRRLEIADYEPGSDSGNMRFYPKGRLIKSLLENYVVEESLKVGAMEVETPLMYDMNHPTLKKYLDRFPARQYSIESDKRQLFLRFAACFGQFLINHDMTMSYKNLPLKMIELTRYSFRKEQRGELVGLRRLRAFTMPDMHTLCHDMSQAVAQFEEQYNMCIRILDQVGIKVDDFEVAIRFTRDFYEENKDFITNLARTVNKPVLVEMWDTRFFYFVLKFEFNFVDALAKASALSTVQIDVENAERYDIKYIDVTGEEKRPTILHCSPSGAIERCIYGLLEKEAMRAERGKVPMLPVWLSPTQVRVLPVSEKHLEFSKQVSEKLNCRVDIDDREDTVGKRIREAGREWVPYVVVIGDKEVETGKINVTVRAESQSNRPKTVEMSLEELNARIQAEIAGLPYRGLPLAKMLSLRPKFI
- the thiI gene encoding tRNA uracil 4-sulfurtransferase ThiI; its protein translation is MKDIVIVRYGELALKSPGVRNHYEKILMRNISAMLNQRSVEYSGLSREWGRIFIRTSDERAANAAADVFGVVSASFANAVDANLEDISKKCADIGSEFIHEGDSFAIRARRTGNHAFSSQDVGMKCGDAVWERLVLEGKTPAVNLKTPDKEIFVEVRQKEAYVFTENFRGVGGLPLGTQGKMVALVSGGIDSPVAVWLMMKRGVEIIPVYCSNEPYADDSTRQRALDSINVLQQWAPGRPLKIYEIPHGCSLKAFVEQCSRNKTCVLCKRTMYRVAYEIMKLEGATGVITGSSLGQVASQTSANMYAELYGLAIPLYHPLIALDKSDIIDLARKIGSYDVSIRPVTCCSAVPEKPETRAEYDSLLAEESKVDIDVLVTSSVAGAKVFRL
- a CDS encoding acylphosphatase, with the protein product MENGHVLIEVHICGRVQGVYFRQFTKNIAQELGIRGYTRNLPNGCVQVLAEGSKGVVELFVQKLRVGPPMSHVDSLEIEWKKPSGEFTGFVIRR
- a CDS encoding AI-2E family transporter gives rise to the protein MQLGQLDGISVLISSRLKIAVVLIIILLSLILASIFLPLADGIVLGLVLAYIARPIYLKLHRYQRLGALLATLIIVMPVVLIIGSGIFEITRLMSWIFENQGLFINNLFDFIASVDVPPQYNEPIRQFIWDTSTSILPLLSGFGLLSYAKSILMFILNLVISVLVCYFLLADGYKVYKNIVSFMPVDNRPWVAEYIKHLDLILKGVFIGNAYAALFVSVTSLIVFYLFGFSHILALATLIFIASIVPLFAGYTVLIALAIIRYFQMGLESALLFFIVASIVIYLPPEFILRPYLASMHSRVHPLLIMLSFLGGAFVGGISGFFLAPIILACLISAYRVHMGTPVYGETKKTDTSA
- a CDS encoding TM2 domain-containing protein, encoding MTEVEKKLDEMFCSSCGQIIKKEAEICPKCGVRQNTAPSSYRKKDKTTAGILAILLGGIGVHKFYLGEIGLGILYLCFSWTFIPSIVGFIEGIIYLTKSDEEFEAKYG
- a CDS encoding FlaD/FlaE family flagellar protein: MSKLPWEQPGQKKGQEPNTNTPAGAPPFAAGAPIPDLFQKAFSGEVIQETSISPLPQENNSSQPPSNMAPPLFSMEMPDLNSLQSNHKPLTNLNPSSVIGGKQESLPSFLSQGPQVTFPGPGAPSADVKDSSKSQNAKKKQLPLFEMAVSDDSVKDGNSVPSTTNAIISPFLSGLSTPSPMLNESEKPNLPLFPAPAENTISSPFIQNTQVLGDVTPPPQNITPASVQFLPFSSIQASTSPIPPAIVSGPGNPFEATSSGSVAPVFPGGPSFDAPGNSPFAGSTLFKDPFSAPGSSPVSGSSSLLSPSPSAEPFSASQDPFGNGQVSSATDPFASQTNPFDAGSVFPGPTPFPPSGAMPSFPASPLSVSGTGEQDKKTGISGKMAGMSGNLVAGISELANSLVSNLRNLTKGKSLMDKLERIKEGNNHEDADSLQLLGTLGYENTIKKAKVDKSISVSDKSPFAPNDSVDHLLQPPSPFSKGSTADIHANDSASNDFVKVTPIENPLFDFPEALKIENNLHTSPSTRTDVFEDVKGKINSTTNEPKFVGKQENLIPEMPSLPASMKQRPSSPLYKPDPVPKQKSVSSDDVDSSVLYMSKELEDVREKLELSTGNVSQVFSMFEELSGNVTSLGDSVKFLQSSSDDVLKATGMKFDGLDERVGQLESRLSGIEQQVSHVQSENKNIMSSLSSIEQHISELVESYTALVSKMQETSQETDDRLSGLSSKIGLMESLVPRFANMEKSGAETSVAVQDLTGNISTLATDVSNVSASQQEIRDEMTELSKYVEGELKKIGASGYKVAGQSIQLTRIMKNSTSIKLCMEWLEFLMELVGRNNLPDILSYYEELGWITEEVRMELMRYAEGIDFYMEKPDWKLTPDDHVKSIWFIENLAGIKVDKNKLSVIDRDIEKVRKSSEIYNI